A genomic stretch from Desulfolutivibrio sulfodismutans DSM 3696 includes:
- a CDS encoding fumarate reductase flavoprotein subunit — protein sequence MQTIYSDLLCIGAGLAGERVAIEAASAGFDAVCLSIVPARRSHSSAAQGGMQAALGNCAMGEGDGPDVHFADTVKGSDWGCDQEVARLFVDTAPIVMRELAAWGVPWNRVVPGESKYFKGGKEFTKVEKKEKEGLITARAFGGTAKWRTCYTSDGTGHTVLYTMDNRAAQLGVVVHDRVEAISLIHDGTRCMGAVVRCLKTGDLRVYLAKATLIASGGFGRIYRESTNAVINDGGGHVIALDTGVVPLGNMEAVQFHPTGIVPTDILVTEGCRGDGGTLLDVNENRFMPEYEPDKAELASRDVVSRWMTVHMQKGFGVKSPYGDHLWLDIRHLGIDHIRTKLREVDEICKSFLGIDPAYQLIPVRPTQHYSMGGVRTNKDGAAYGLAGLFSAGESACWDMHGFNRLGGNSLAETVVAGNIIGKKVVDYLKGCEAIFNSKVVDAAVAKQAARITALRNRSNGSESAYAVREAMFDAIMKGAGIFRNEKDLTECVETLQALHERAGRVGLKSNGVGPNPELTLALKIQGMVKLALCVAYGALKRTESRGSHTREDFPERNDRDWLNRTLATWPEGASLPELSYEAATKVFEIPPGDRGYGGGKIISA from the coding sequence ATGCAGACGATTTATTCCGATCTGTTGTGCATCGGCGCGGGCCTGGCCGGGGAACGCGTGGCCATCGAGGCGGCTTCGGCCGGATTCGACGCCGTGTGCTTAAGCATTGTCCCCGCCCGGCGCTCCCACTCCTCGGCCGCCCAGGGCGGCATGCAGGCCGCCCTCGGCAACTGCGCCATGGGCGAAGGCGACGGTCCCGACGTCCATTTCGCCGATACCGTCAAGGGCTCCGACTGGGGCTGCGACCAGGAAGTGGCCCGGCTTTTCGTGGACACCGCGCCCATCGTCATGCGCGAACTGGCCGCCTGGGGCGTGCCCTGGAACCGCGTGGTGCCCGGCGAATCCAAATACTTCAAGGGCGGCAAGGAATTCACCAAGGTCGAGAAGAAGGAAAAAGAGGGCCTGATCACGGCCCGGGCCTTCGGCGGCACCGCCAAGTGGCGCACCTGCTACACCTCCGACGGCACCGGCCACACCGTGCTCTACACCATGGACAACCGGGCCGCCCAACTCGGCGTGGTGGTCCACGACCGGGTGGAGGCCATCTCGCTCATCCATGACGGAACCCGGTGCATGGGCGCGGTGGTGCGCTGCCTCAAAACCGGCGATCTGCGCGTGTACCTCGCCAAGGCCACGCTCATCGCCTCGGGCGGGTTCGGCCGCATCTACCGCGAGTCCACCAACGCCGTGATCAACGACGGCGGCGGCCACGTCATCGCCCTGGATACCGGCGTGGTGCCGCTTGGCAACATGGAGGCCGTGCAGTTCCATCCCACGGGCATCGTGCCCACGGACATCCTGGTCACCGAGGGCTGTCGCGGCGACGGCGGCACCCTGCTCGACGTCAATGAGAACCGGTTCATGCCCGAATACGAGCCGGACAAGGCCGAGTTGGCCTCGCGCGACGTGGTGTCGCGCTGGATGACCGTGCACATGCAAAAAGGGTTCGGCGTCAAGAGCCCCTACGGCGACCATCTGTGGCTGGACATCCGCCACCTGGGCATCGACCACATCCGCACCAAGCTGCGCGAGGTGGACGAGATCTGTAAAAGCTTCCTGGGAATCGATCCGGCCTACCAGCTCATTCCCGTGCGTCCCACCCAGCACTACAGCATGGGCGGCGTGCGCACCAACAAGGACGGCGCGGCCTACGGACTGGCCGGGCTTTTCTCGGCCGGCGAATCCGCTTGCTGGGACATGCACGGCTTCAACCGCCTGGGCGGCAACTCCCTGGCCGAGACCGTGGTGGCCGGGAACATCATCGGCAAAAAGGTCGTGGACTACCTCAAGGGCTGCGAGGCGATATTCAATTCCAAGGTGGTGGACGCCGCCGTGGCCAAGCAGGCCGCCCGCATCACGGCCCTGCGCAACCGGAGCAACGGTTCCGAGAGCGCCTACGCCGTGCGGGAGGCCATGTTCGACGCCATCATGAAGGGCGCCGGGATCTTCCGGAACGAAAAAGACCTCACGGAATGCGTCGAGACCCTGCAGGCCCTCCATGAGCGGGCCGGACGGGTGGGACTCAAGTCCAACGGCGTCGGCCCCAACCCCGAACTGACCCTGGCGCTCAAAATCCAGGGCATGGTCAAGCTGGCCCTGTGCGTGGCCTACGGAGCCCTCAAACGCACCGAAAGCCGGGGCAGCCACACCCGCGAGGACTTCCCGGAGCGCAACGACCGCGACTGGCTCAACCGGACCCTGGCCACCTGGCCCGAAGGCGCTTCCCTGCCGGAGCTTTCTTACGAAGCGGCGACCAAGGTTTTCGAGATTCCCCCCGGCGACCGTGGCTACGGCGGCGGAAAAATCATCAGCGCCTAA
- a CDS encoding fumarate hydratase, which yields MRIIPAADVIEAVATMCMESNVELPADVWAKFRECAAREESPSAKEIFRQLLENADLAKETRLPLCQDTGLAVFFVELGEDCRVEGGLREAVNEGVRKGYKDGYLRKSVCDPFTRKNTGDNTPAIIHIDLVPGDRLKIFFMAKGGGSENMSRVTFLSPAQGWPGIKEFVVRRVAEAGPNPCPPTVIGVGIGGNAELSAIIAKKALMRDLDDVHPDPDIAAKEKELLDAINELGIGPMGLGGKTTSLGVKIAVAPCHLASLPLAVNVQCHSARHREVIL from the coding sequence ATGCGAATCATACCGGCGGCGGATGTCATCGAGGCCGTAGCCACGATGTGCATGGAATCGAACGTGGAGCTTCCGGCCGACGTATGGGCCAAGTTTCGCGAGTGCGCGGCCAGGGAGGAGTCTCCCTCGGCCAAGGAGATTTTCCGGCAACTGCTGGAAAACGCCGATCTGGCCAAGGAGACAAGGCTGCCTCTGTGTCAGGACACGGGGCTGGCCGTGTTTTTCGTGGAGCTGGGCGAGGACTGCCGGGTGGAAGGGGGCCTTCGCGAGGCCGTCAACGAAGGCGTGCGCAAGGGCTACAAGGACGGCTACCTGCGCAAGTCCGTGTGCGATCCCTTCACCCGCAAAAACACCGGCGACAACACCCCGGCGATTATTCATATCGATTTAGTGCCCGGCGACAGGCTCAAGATCTTTTTCATGGCCAAGGGCGGCGGTAGCGAGAACATGTCCCGGGTGACGTTTTTGAGCCCCGCCCAGGGCTGGCCGGGCATCAAGGAGTTCGTGGTGCGCCGGGTGGCCGAGGCCGGTCCCAACCCCTGTCCGCCCACGGTCATCGGCGTGGGCATCGGCGGCAATGCCGAGCTGTCGGCGATCATCGCCAAAAAGGCGCTCATGCGCGACTTGGACGACGTGCATCCCGATCCGGACATCGCGGCCAAGGAAAAAGAGCTTCTGGACGCCATCAACGAACTGGGCATCGGCCCCATGGGCCTGGGCGGCAAGACCACCTCGCTTGGGGTCAAGATCGCCGTGGCTCCCTGTCATCTGGCCAGCCTGCCCCTGGCGGTCAACGTGCAGTGCCATTCCGCCCGGCACCGGGAGGTGATCCTCTAA
- a CDS encoding SLC13 family permease, whose product MSEYVLAVFVVVYVGMILGGLPGLALDRAGVALLGAIALLAGGALTTAEAWAAVDVPTIALLFGLMVISAQFRLGGFYTFVTKKLAQADGSPARLLFLVILAAAGLSALLANDIVCLAMTPVLIEICRGRDLDPMPYLLGLACAANIGSAATLIGNPQNMLIGQVSGIPFGWYFLEAAPPVAAGLVAAWGVIAWMWRGRWRMVAPAVDAHAPAFNSWQSLKGGAALFVLVAAFLVGDWPREVAALFCAGALLTSRRLTSARFFSLVDWPLLVLFMGLFVVNQAVASSGLLEQLHGLLARCGADLKNGAWLFTITVVLSNVVSNVPAVMLLLPAETSQRSAVLLALASTLAGNLFLLGSIANLIVADQAGRLGVSVTWKAHLRVGLPVTILTLILAGIWLFVRWSALVGPG is encoded by the coding sequence GTGAGCGAATACGTCCTGGCCGTGTTCGTTGTGGTCTATGTCGGCATGATCCTGGGCGGCCTGCCCGGGCTGGCCCTGGACCGGGCCGGCGTCGCCCTTCTTGGGGCCATCGCCCTTTTGGCCGGGGGCGCGCTCACTACGGCCGAGGCCTGGGCTGCCGTGGACGTGCCCACCATCGCCCTTTTATTCGGTCTCATGGTCATCTCGGCCCAATTCCGTCTGGGCGGGTTCTACACCTTCGTCACCAAAAAATTGGCCCAGGCCGACGGTTCCCCGGCCAGGCTCCTTTTTCTGGTCATCCTGGCCGCCGCCGGACTCTCGGCGCTTTTGGCCAACGACATCGTATGTTTGGCCATGACCCCGGTTTTGATCGAGATCTGCCGGGGCCGCGACCTCGACCCCATGCCGTATCTTTTGGGGCTGGCCTGCGCCGCGAACATCGGTTCGGCGGCCACGCTCATCGGCAACCCGCAAAACATGCTCATCGGACAGGTCTCGGGCATCCCCTTCGGCTGGTATTTTCTGGAAGCCGCCCCCCCGGTCGCGGCCGGGCTCGTGGCCGCCTGGGGGGTCATCGCCTGGATGTGGCGCGGCCGTTGGCGCATGGTGGCCCCGGCCGTGGACGCCCATGCCCCGGCGTTCAATTCCTGGCAGTCGCTGAAGGGGGGAGCGGCGCTGTTCGTTTTGGTGGCGGCCTTTCTCGTCGGGGACTGGCCGCGCGAGGTCGCGGCCCTTTTTTGCGCCGGGGCGCTTTTGACCAGCCGCCGGTTGACCTCGGCCCGTTTTTTTTCCCTGGTGGACTGGCCGCTTTTGGTGCTGTTCATGGGCCTTTTCGTGGTCAACCAGGCCGTGGCCTCCTCCGGGCTCCTCGAACAACTGCACGGCCTTTTGGCCCGGTGCGGGGCGGACCTGAAAAACGGGGCGTGGCTTTTTACCATCACCGTGGTGTTGTCCAACGTCGTCTCCAACGTCCCGGCGGTGATGCTGCTTCTACCCGCCGAGACCTCCCAAAGATCCGCCGTGCTCCTGGCCCTGGCCAGCACCCTGGCCGGAAATCTCTTTTTGCTCGGTTCCATCGCCAATCTCATTGTGGCCGATCAGGCGGGCCGCCTGGGGGTGTCCGTCACCTGGAAGGCGCATCTTCGGGTAGGATTGCCGGTGACCATTTTGACCTTGATATTGGCGGGGATATGGCTTTTTGTACGCTGGTCGGCCCTGGTTGGGCCTGGATAA
- a CDS encoding exodeoxyribonuclease III, which produces MILYSWNVNGLRAVVQKGFWDWLAASGADVAGLQETKIQPGHEADFGHTEAYRAVWLSATAKKGYSGVGCFYKADPLAINRELPDAGFHGEGRLLHLEYPDFHFLNVYFPNGGRGPERLDYKLRFYDAFLTHAETLRQTKPIVACGDFNTAHTALDLKNAKANEKTSGFLPVERAWLDRFIAAGYVDTFRMFVTEGGHYSWWDYRFKARDRNVGWRIDYFFVSKELVPRVRRAWIASDVYGSDHCPVGLELDV; this is translated from the coding sequence ATGATTCTGTATTCCTGGAACGTCAACGGACTGCGGGCCGTGGTCCAGAAGGGCTTTTGGGACTGGCTGGCCGCCAGCGGCGCGGATGTGGCGGGGCTTCAGGAGACCAAGATCCAGCCCGGGCACGAGGCCGATTTCGGCCATACCGAGGCCTACCGCGCCGTATGGCTGAGCGCTACGGCGAAAAAGGGCTATTCCGGCGTGGGTTGCTTCTACAAGGCCGACCCCCTGGCTATTAACCGGGAGTTGCCTGACGCGGGATTTCACGGCGAGGGGCGGCTTTTGCACCTGGAATATCCGGACTTCCATTTCCTGAACGTCTATTTTCCAAACGGCGGCCGGGGCCCCGAGCGCCTGGACTACAAGCTGCGCTTTTACGACGCCTTCCTCACCCACGCCGAGACGCTGCGCCAGACCAAGCCCATCGTGGCCTGCGGCGACTTCAACACCGCCCACACCGCCCTGGACCTGAAAAACGCCAAGGCCAACGAAAAAACCAGCGGGTTTCTGCCCGTGGAACGGGCCTGGCTGGACCGGTTCATCGCGGCCGGATATGTGGACACCTTCCGGATGTTCGTCACCGAGGGCGGCCACTATTCCTGGTGGGACTACCGATTCAAGGCCAGGGACCGCAACGTGGGCTGGCGCATCGACTATTTTTTCGTGTCCAAGGAACTGGTCCCCAGGGTCAGGCGGGCCTGGATCGCAAGCGACGTGTATGGGTCGGACCACTGCCCGGTGGGGCTGGAGCTGGATGTTTAG
- a CDS encoding succinate dehydrogenase/fumarate reductase cytochrome b subunit, translating into MSLSLATQAQPIGKCSAWLDWLQMLTGACLILFMWSHMILVSSVIFGAGAMNALAEFFEATGMAQVGGPLIGLVFLFHFVLAARKVPFRSEQQTVMAAHARRLRHTDTWLWVIQAATAMVILIMGAIHMWVVLTDLPITAAKSAARIQGGWWMIFYLVLLPMVELHVGIGYYRIGVKWGFIRRDNRKNAKKFENILTVFFIVIGLITLIRFLTLTV; encoded by the coding sequence ATGTCCCTGTCACTGGCCACCCAAGCCCAGCCCATCGGAAAGTGTTCCGCCTGGCTGGACTGGCTCCAGATGCTCACCGGAGCCTGTCTGATCCTTTTTATGTGGAGTCACATGATCCTGGTCTCCAGCGTCATTTTCGGCGCGGGGGCCATGAACGCCCTGGCAGAGTTTTTTGAGGCCACGGGCATGGCCCAGGTGGGTGGACCGCTGATCGGCTTGGTGTTTCTGTTCCACTTCGTCCTGGCCGCCCGCAAGGTGCCGTTTCGAAGCGAACAGCAGACCGTGATGGCGGCCCATGCCCGCCGCCTGCGCCACACCGACACCTGGCTGTGGGTCATCCAGGCCGCCACGGCCATGGTCATCCTGATCATGGGCGCCATCCACATGTGGGTGGTCCTGACCGACCTGCCCATCACCGCCGCCAAGAGCGCCGCCCGCATCCAGGGCGGCTGGTGGATGATCTTTTATCTGGTCCTTTTGCCCATGGTCGAGCTGCATGTGGGCATTGGCTATTACCGCATCGGCGTGAAGTGGGGATTTATCCGCCGCGACAATCGCAAAAACGCCAAGAAATTCGAAAACATCCTCACCGTGTTCTTCATCGTGATCGGGCTCATCACCCTGATCCGTTTCCTCACCCTTACCGTGTAA
- a CDS encoding fused MFS/spermidine synthase has product MLETVVFFCGAAVMILEIAGARVLAPFLGTSTVVWTGLIGIVLASLSLGYWLGGRLADRRPSPRALGGIILLAALSTLATALSKTLLLDFLSTYAARPHLAVIAANLLLFAPPSIFLGMVSPYAMRLKLASVGQAGRTSGNLYALSTAGSILGTFAAGFVLIAYLGSTTILCLVAGILAVASFLACRADAAGKAAALVLVVLCGAGSASYDHWLADSGFYDVDTRYNRILVFESRDPATNEPTRVMLTHPRHVQSAMYLERPTDLALTFARFFTLADYFSPGARRMLLLGGGAYSFPRHLLATNPEAEIDVVELDPGVTRLAEEHFGLVPDDRLRIFHEDARTFLNRNTHTYDVIFGDIFNAHYAVPFHVVTREAVQRVFAALSNDGVVIVNIITAISGKKGRFLRAVRATYADVFPTVALFPLGSPNDAEGMQNVMLVAKKNGPLPDALPADPELAQFVSRKLAAPLANDVPVLTDEFAPVERYVTAWW; this is encoded by the coding sequence ATGCTCGAAACCGTGGTTTTTTTCTGCGGCGCGGCGGTGATGATCCTGGAGATCGCCGGGGCCCGGGTGCTGGCCCCGTTTCTGGGCACCTCCACCGTGGTCTGGACCGGCCTTATCGGCATCGTCCTGGCCAGCCTGTCTCTGGGCTACTGGCTGGGCGGCCGCCTGGCGGACAGGCGGCCCTCCCCCCGGGCCCTTGGCGGCATCATCCTTCTGGCCGCCCTGAGCACCCTGGCCACGGCCCTGTCCAAGACCCTGCTTCTGGATTTTTTGTCCACCTACGCGGCCCGGCCGCATCTGGCGGTGATTGCGGCCAATCTGCTGCTTTTTGCGCCGCCCAGCATCTTTTTAGGCATGGTCTCGCCCTACGCCATGCGCCTGAAGCTGGCCAGCGTGGGGCAGGCCGGGCGCACCTCGGGCAACCTCTACGCCCTGTCCACGGCGGGCAGCATCCTGGGCACCTTTGCGGCCGGATTCGTACTCATCGCCTATCTGGGCTCCACGACCATCCTGTGCCTGGTGGCCGGGATTTTAGCCGTGGCCTCGTTTCTGGCCTGCCGGGCCGACGCGGCGGGCAAGGCGGCGGCCCTGGTCCTGGTGGTTCTTTGCGGCGCGGGCTCGGCGTCCTACGACCATTGGCTGGCCGACTCGGGGTTTTACGATGTGGACACCCGCTACAACCGCATCCTGGTTTTCGAGAGCCGCGATCCCGCAACGAACGAGCCCACCCGGGTCATGCTCACCCATCCCCGGCATGTGCAGTCGGCCATGTACCTGGAGAGGCCCACGGACCTGGCCCTGACCTTCGCCCGTTTTTTCACCCTGGCCGATTATTTCTCGCCCGGGGCCAGGCGCATGCTGCTTTTGGGCGGCGGGGCCTACAGCTTTCCCCGCCACCTTCTGGCCACGAACCCCGAGGCCGAAATCGACGTGGTGGAACTCGACCCCGGCGTGACGCGGCTGGCCGAGGAGCATTTCGGACTTGTCCCGGACGACAGGCTGCGCATCTTCCATGAGGATGCCCGGACCTTCCTCAACCGCAACACGCACACATACGACGTCATCTTCGGGGATATCTTCAACGCCCACTACGCCGTGCCCTTCCATGTGGTCACCCGGGAGGCGGTGCAGCGCGTCTTCGCCGCCCTCTCCAACGACGGCGTGGTCATCGTGAACATCATCACGGCGATTTCCGGAAAGAAGGGACGGTTTTTGCGGGCGGTGCGGGCCACCTATGCGGACGTCTTTCCCACGGTGGCGCTTTTTCCCCTGGGCAGTCCGAACGATGCCGAGGGCATGCAAAACGTGATGCTGGTGGCGAAAAAAAACGGGCCGCTGCCGGACGCCCTCCCGGCCGACCCGGAGCTGGCCCAGTTCGTCTCCCGCAAGCTTGCCGCGCCCCTGGCGAACGACGTGCCGGTCCTCACGGACGAATTCGCGCCGGTCGAGCGTTACGTTACGGCGTGGTGGTAG
- a CDS encoding fumarate reductase iron-sulfur subunit, with product MSRILTFNIFRYNPQDPGTPPRMDRFMLDETDRMTLFIALNRIREEQDPSLMFDFCCRAGICGACGMVINGRPGLACHTKTKDLPETITLMPLPAFKLVGDLSVDTGTWFREMYQKVESWVHTSKEFDPAALEERMDNGLAEEIYELERCIECGCCVAACGTALIRPDFLGAVGLNRIARFILDPRDERTDKEYFEIVGNDQGIFGCMGLLGCEDVCPKGLPLQDQLGMLRRKMAFTALKSLVGKHKHAHK from the coding sequence ATGTCCAGAATACTGACGTTCAACATCTTCCGGTACAATCCCCAGGATCCCGGCACGCCGCCGCGCATGGACCGCTTCATGCTCGACGAAACCGACCGCATGACCCTTTTTATCGCCTTAAACCGCATCCGCGAGGAGCAAGACCCCTCGCTGATGTTCGACTTCTGCTGCCGGGCCGGCATCTGCGGGGCCTGCGGCATGGTCATCAACGGCCGCCCGGGTCTGGCCTGCCACACCAAGACCAAGGATCTCCCCGAAACCATCACGCTCATGCCCCTGCCTGCCTTCAAGCTGGTGGGCGACCTCTCGGTGGACACCGGAACCTGGTTCCGCGAGATGTACCAGAAGGTCGAGTCCTGGGTGCATACCTCCAAGGAATTCGATCCGGCGGCCCTGGAAGAGCGCATGGACAACGGCCTGGCCGAGGAAATCTACGAGCTTGAGCGGTGCATCGAATGCGGCTGCTGCGTGGCCGCCTGCGGCACCGCGCTCATCCGGCCGGATTTTCTGGGGGCCGTGGGCTTAAACCGCATCGCCCGGTTCATCCTGGACCCCCGCGACGAGCGCACGGACAAGGAATACTTCGAGATCGTGGGCAACGACCAGGGCATCTTCGGCTGCATGGGGCTTTTGGGCTGCGAGGACGTCTGTCCCAAGGGGCTGCCGCTTCAGGACCAGCTCGGCATGCTGCGCCGCAAGATGGCATTTACGGCGCTCAAAAGTCTCGTCGGCAAGCATAAGCATGCGCACAAGTAG
- a CDS encoding type II toxin-antitoxin system VapC family toxin: MLGFDTGFFLQLLKGDHLPVETWRNVMQNSVSAVCSCLTIFELERLSIKGVIEDHFTLCEGIYAVCEVIWLDRAMLSRGARLCRGLGIPAMDGLILAGLLLSGARTIYTTDRHFTRYEAPGVRIVNLKGPTPTTTP; this comes from the coding sequence ATGCTCGGATTTGATACAGGCTTTTTCTTGCAATTATTGAAGGGTGATCATCTACCTGTGGAGACATGGCGCAATGTCATGCAAAACAGTGTTTCTGCAGTTTGTTCCTGCCTGACGATTTTTGAACTCGAACGGCTCAGCATCAAAGGGGTCATTGAAGACCACTTTACGCTCTGTGAAGGCATATATGCGGTCTGCGAGGTGATCTGGCTCGACAGGGCGATGCTTTCGCGGGGGGCCAGGCTGTGTCGTGGTCTGGGAATTCCAGCTATGGATGGCCTTATTCTTGCAGGACTTTTGCTGTCTGGGGCGCGAACCATCTACACGACGGATCGTCATTTCACCCGGTACGAAGCCCCGGGCGTGCGAATTGTGAATCTTAAGGGACCAACCCCTACCACCACGCCGTAA
- a CDS encoding carbonic anhydrase, whose amino-acid sequence MDRKIVGIVAVVGMILSAVLALATVDGAGVAPEAALARLKEGNAHFLAEAPTHRNRDMARREVTARQGQFPFAMILSCSDSRVPVEILFDQGVGDIFSVRTAGNVSGVMQLGSLEYGAEHLGARLLVVLGHSKCGAVTAVAKNAQEPGNIPAAVAPIVPAVKAVRDAHPGASEMEVADKAMVENVFQVIADIYADSPLLRGMARSGRIKVVGAFYHVETGKVDWLGAHPGEARILADTPS is encoded by the coding sequence ATGGACAGAAAGATTGTGGGTATCGTGGCCGTGGTGGGGATGATCCTCAGCGCCGTTTTGGCCCTGGCTACCGTGGACGGGGCCGGGGTGGCCCCGGAGGCGGCCCTGGCCAGGCTCAAGGAGGGCAACGCCCATTTCCTGGCCGAGGCCCCGACCCACCGCAACCGGGACATGGCCCGGCGGGAGGTCACGGCCCGGCAGGGACAGTTTCCCTTCGCCATGATCCTGTCCTGCTCCGATTCCCGCGTCCCGGTGGAGATTCTCTTTGACCAGGGCGTGGGCGACATCTTCTCCGTGCGCACCGCGGGCAACGTCTCCGGCGTCATGCAGCTTGGCTCGCTGGAATACGGGGCTGAACACCTGGGGGCGCGCCTTTTGGTGGTCCTTGGCCATTCCAAATGCGGCGCGGTGACCGCCGTGGCCAAAAACGCCCAGGAGCCTGGCAATATCCCGGCCGCCGTGGCCCCTATCGTTCCGGCCGTGAAGGCCGTACGCGACGCCCATCCGGGCGCGTCCGAGATGGAGGTGGCGGACAAGGCCATGGTCGAAAACGTCTTTCAGGTCATCGCCGACATCTATGCCGACAGCCCTCTGTTGCGGGGCATGGCCCGCTCGGGCCGCATCAAGGTGGTGGGGGCGTTCTACCATGTGGAGACGGGCAAGGTGGACTGGCTTGGCGCCCACCCCGGGGAGGCCCGGATTTTGGCGGATACGCCATCGTAA
- a CDS encoding response regulator, translating into MKILNVIDILLYRTFLSKFYFPRGLDYRFVEPDREGVVEAMTSFEPDVVLLQDEYHQHSQAEVAAYVRAQAARQGLSPAVLVLRTSPREPTERSSSGDSVFVRRENLGDVLESLAESVRTGSAADGVTKSRRGQILFVDPGKTLFHVVRAALAPGGYELRHALDAAEALSLCAGAAFELVLTSVQLPGMDGLELCRRLKESSAGGYMPVIILSSSDDPLDVDTAFNSGADDYLLKSFTPRMLADKISDHLDAVHRKRQNKILVVDDSKLIRELLRHSFIKSGLNVLVAENGRQALDLAMAEKPDVVVTDVDMPVMNGYGLCEAMRQTPELQNVFVVMMSARDRTCDIKRGERLGVSRYFVKPFDVEKMLLVVEQLLAESYRHYKREYEHVLWSMKSLVTALEARDEYTKGHTARVSAMSLRLARYMGLSDDSLRDLEIAANLHDIGKIGVRDAVLLKPGALTDEEYAKIQEHAVIGAEILRPIASLKAVVPLIMYHHERWDGEGYPTCLGGEDIPLGARIIAVADAFDAMTSDRPYRKGMAQQKALDIIAREMDKQFCPTCARAFLEMKRSDVRAGIGRRTADKAG; encoded by the coding sequence ATGAAAATTCTCAACGTTATCGACATCCTGCTGTACCGAACCTTTCTTTCCAAGTTCTATTTTCCGCGTGGCCTGGACTACCGGTTTGTCGAGCCGGATCGGGAGGGCGTGGTCGAGGCCATGACCTCCTTCGAGCCGGATGTCGTGTTGCTCCAGGACGAGTATCACCAGCATTCCCAGGCTGAGGTGGCCGCCTATGTCCGGGCCCAGGCCGCGCGACAGGGGCTTTCCCCGGCCGTCCTGGTGCTGCGCACCTCGCCCCGGGAGCCGACCGAGAGGAGTTCCAGCGGGGATTCGGTCTTCGTGCGCCGGGAGAACCTGGGAGATGTCCTCGAGAGCCTGGCCGAGTCTGTCCGGACCGGGTCTGCGGCCGACGGCGTCACGAAAAGTCGCCGGGGACAGATTCTCTTTGTCGATCCCGGCAAGACCCTGTTCCATGTGGTCCGGGCCGCCCTGGCCCCCGGCGGCTATGAGTTGCGCCACGCCCTGGACGCCGCCGAGGCCCTGTCCCTGTGCGCGGGGGCGGCCTTCGAACTGGTGCTGACCAGCGTCCAGCTCCCGGGTATGGACGGCCTGGAACTGTGCCGCCGCCTGAAGGAATCCAGCGCCGGCGGCTACATGCCGGTGATCATTCTTTCCAGCAGCGACGACCCCCTGGACGTGGACACGGCCTTCAACAGCGGCGCGGACGACTATCTGCTCAAGTCCTTCACCCCGCGCATGCTGGCCGACAAGATTTCCGACCACCTGGACGCCGTGCACCGCAAGCGCCAGAACAAGATCCTGGTGGTGGACGACAGCAAGCTCATCCGCGAGCTTTTACGCCACAGTTTCATCAAAAGCGGCCTGAACGTGCTGGTGGCCGAGAACGGCCGACAGGCCCTGGACCTGGCCATGGCCGAAAAGCCCGACGTGGTGGTCACGGATGTGGATATGCCGGTCATGAACGGCTACGGCCTGTGCGAGGCCATGCGCCAGACCCCGGAATTGCAAAACGTCTTCGTGGTCATGATGAGCGCCCGGGACCGCACCTGCGACATCAAGCGCGGGGAGCGGCTGGGGGTGAGCCGCTATTTCGTCAAGCCCTTCGACGTGGAGAAGATGCTCCTGGTGGTGGAGCAGCTTTTGGCCGAGAGCTATCGCCACTACAAACGCGAATACGAACACGTCCTGTGGAGCATGAAGTCCCTGGTCACGGCCCTGGAGGCCCGCGACGAATACACCAAGGGCCACACCGCCCGGGTGTCGGCCATGTCCCTGCGTCTGGCCAGGTACATGGGACTCTCCGACGATTCCCTGCGCGACCTGGAGATCGCGGCCAACCTGCACGACATCGGTAAGATCGGGGTGCGCGATGCGGTGCTGCTCAAGCCCGGCGCCCTGACCGACGAGGAATACGCCAAGATCCAGGAGCATGCGGTCATCGGCGCGGAGATCCTGCGGCCCATCGCCTCCCTGAAAGCCGTGGTGCCGCTGATCATGTATCATCATGAGCGCTGGGACGGGGAGGGCTATCCCACCTGCCTGGGCGGCGAGGACATTCCCCTGGGGGCGCGGATCATCGCCGTAGCCGACGCCTTCGACGCCATGACCTCGGATCGGCCCTACCGCAAGGGCATGGCCCAGCAAAAGGCCCTGGACATCATTGCCCGGGAGATGGATAAACAGTTCTGCCCCACCTGCGCCCGGGCCTTCCTGGAGATGAAACGTAGCGACGTGAGGGCCGGAATCGGCCGCCGTACGGCCGACAAAGCGGGCTGA